In the Streptomyces sp. BHT-5-2 genome, one interval contains:
- the rpmG gene encoding 50S ribosomal protein L33 has product MAATDVRPKITLACVECKERNYITKKNRRNNPDRLEMKKHCPRCNSHTAHRETR; this is encoded by the coding sequence GTGGCTGCCACCGACGTCCGCCCGAAGATCACGCTGGCCTGCGTGGAGTGCAAGGAGCGGAACTACATCACCAAGAAGAACCGGCGCAACAACCCGGACCGCCTTGAGATGAAGAAGCACTGCCCCCGTTGCAACTCGCACACCGCGCACCGCGAGACGCGATAA
- a CDS encoding YajQ family cyclic di-GMP-binding protein, whose protein sequence is MADSSFDIVSKVERQEVDNALNQAAKEISQRYDFKGVDASIQWSGEKIEMRANAEERVKAVLDIFQSKLVKRGISLKALDAGEPQASGKEYKISASMQEGISQENAKKVAKIIRDEGPKGVKAQVQGDELRVSSKSRDDLQAVQQLLRGKDLDFAIQFVNYR, encoded by the coding sequence ATGGCCGACTCCAGTTTCGACATCGTCTCGAAGGTCGAGCGGCAGGAGGTCGACAACGCCCTCAACCAGGCCGCCAAGGAGATCTCGCAGCGCTACGACTTCAAGGGCGTGGACGCGTCGATCCAGTGGTCGGGCGAGAAGATCGAGATGCGGGCCAACGCCGAGGAGCGGGTGAAGGCCGTCCTGGACATTTTCCAGTCCAAGCTGGTCAAGCGAGGCATCTCGCTGAAGGCGCTGGACGCCGGCGAGCCGCAGGCGTCGGGCAAGGAGTACAAGATCTCCGCGTCCATGCAGGAGGGCATCTCGCAGGAGAACGCGAAGAAGGTCGCCAAGATCATCCGCGATGAGGGGCCGAAGGGCGTCAAGGCGCAGGTGCAGGGCGACGAGCTGCGCGTCAGCTCCAAGAGCCGGGACGACCTCCAGGCCGTCCAGCAGCTGCTGCGCGGCAAGGACCTGGACTTCGCGATCCAGTTCGTCAACTACCGCTGA
- a CDS encoding UDP-N-acetylmuramate dehydrogenase yields MQERHVTENAPLAPLTTFRLGGPASRLVTATTDDEVVAAVREADEAGTPLLIIGGGSNLVIGDKGFDGTALRIATRGATLDGTALELAAGENWSDAVARTVGAGLAGVECLAGIPGSAGATPIQNVGAYGQDVSETLTEVVAYDRGTGETVTLTNEECGFSYRHSRFKQHPERFVVLRVRFALEDAGGLSAPLRYDQTARALGVGTGDRVPLAVARETVLALRASKGMVLDPDDHDTWSAGSFFTNPVLTEAEHAELVRRVHDRLGPDVAPPAFPDGDGRVKTSAAWLIDRAGFTKGHGSGPARISTKHTLALTNRGEATTEDLLALAREVRDGVRDAFGVTLVNEPVTVGVSL; encoded by the coding sequence GTGCAGGAACGTCACGTAACAGAGAACGCCCCCCTCGCCCCGCTGACCACCTTCCGTCTCGGCGGCCCCGCGAGCCGGCTCGTCACGGCCACCACCGACGACGAGGTGGTCGCGGCCGTCCGCGAAGCAGACGAGGCCGGCACCCCGCTGCTGATCATCGGCGGCGGCAGCAACCTCGTCATCGGCGACAAGGGCTTCGACGGCACCGCCCTGCGCATCGCCACCCGCGGCGCCACCCTCGACGGCACGGCCCTGGAGCTCGCCGCGGGCGAGAACTGGTCGGACGCCGTCGCCCGCACCGTCGGGGCCGGACTGGCCGGCGTCGAGTGCCTGGCCGGCATCCCCGGCTCGGCCGGCGCCACCCCGATCCAGAACGTCGGCGCCTACGGCCAGGACGTCTCCGAGACCCTCACCGAGGTCGTCGCCTACGACCGCGGCACCGGCGAGACGGTCACCCTCACCAACGAGGAGTGCGGCTTCTCCTACCGCCACAGCCGCTTCAAGCAGCACCCCGAGCGCTTCGTGGTGCTGCGCGTCCGCTTCGCCCTGGAGGACGCGGGCGGCCTCTCCGCGCCCCTGAGGTACGACCAGACGGCCCGCGCCCTCGGTGTCGGCACCGGGGACCGGGTGCCGCTCGCCGTCGCCCGCGAGACCGTCCTGGCGCTCCGGGCGAGCAAGGGCATGGTGCTGGACCCGGACGACCACGACACCTGGTCGGCCGGTTCCTTCTTCACCAACCCCGTCCTCACCGAGGCCGAGCACGCCGAGCTCGTCCGCCGGGTCCACGACCGGCTCGGCCCCGACGTCGCGCCGCCCGCCTTCCCGGACGGCGACGGCCGGGTGAAGACCTCCGCCGCCTGGCTCATCGACCGGGCCGGCTTCACCAAGGGCCACGGCAGCGGCCCGGCCCGGATCTCCACCAAGCACACCCTGGCCCTCACCAACCGCGGCGAGGCCACCACCGAGGACCTGCTCGCCCTGGCCCGCGAGGTCCGCGACGGGGTCCGGGACGCCTTCGGCGTCACCCTCGTCAACGAGCCGGTGACGGTCGGCGTCAGCCTCTAG
- a CDS encoding adenosine deaminase: MERVRDLRQLPKAHLHLHFTGSMRPATLLDLADKYGVHLPDALTSGTPPRLSATDERGWFRFQRLYDIARSCLRAPEDIQRLVREAAEEDVRDGSRWLEIQVDPTSYAPRLGGLIPALEIILDAVERASRDTGLGIRVLVAANRMKHPLDARTLARLAVRHADRGVVGFGLSNDERRGLARDFDRAFAIARDGGLLSAPHGGELSGPASVRDCLDDLHAGRIGHGVRAAEDPELLRRLAAQGVTCEVCPASNVALGVYGKPEDVPLRAFFAAGVPMALGADDPLLFGSRLAAQYEIARGAHAFTDAELAELARQSVRASRAPEELRRTTLADIDAWLAAPAP; the protein is encoded by the coding sequence ATGGAGCGTGTTCGTGATCTGCGTCAACTGCCGAAGGCCCATCTGCACCTGCACTTCACCGGCTCGATGCGGCCGGCGACCCTGCTGGACCTCGCCGACAAGTACGGCGTCCACCTCCCGGACGCGCTGACCAGCGGCACACCGCCCCGGCTGAGCGCCACCGACGAGCGCGGCTGGTTCCGGTTCCAGCGGCTCTACGACATCGCCCGGTCCTGTCTGCGGGCGCCCGAGGACATCCAGCGACTGGTGCGGGAGGCCGCCGAGGAGGACGTCCGGGACGGCTCGCGGTGGCTGGAGATCCAGGTCGACCCGACCTCGTACGCACCGCGGCTGGGCGGGCTGATCCCGGCCCTGGAGATCATCCTGGACGCGGTGGAGCGGGCCTCCCGGGACACCGGGCTGGGCATCCGGGTGCTGGTCGCCGCGAACCGCATGAAGCACCCGCTGGACGCCCGCACGCTGGCCCGGCTGGCGGTGCGCCATGCCGACCGCGGGGTGGTCGGCTTCGGGCTCTCCAACGACGAACGGCGGGGCCTGGCGCGGGACTTCGACCGGGCCTTCGCCATCGCCCGGGACGGCGGCCTGCTGTCGGCCCCGCACGGCGGCGAGCTGTCCGGGCCGGCCAGCGTCCGGGACTGCCTGGACGATCTGCACGCCGGCCGGATCGGGCACGGGGTGCGGGCCGCGGAGGACCCGGAGCTGCTGCGCCGGCTGGCGGCCCAGGGGGTGACCTGCGAGGTGTGCCCGGCGTCGAACGTGGCGCTGGGCGTCTACGGGAAGCCCGAGGACGTGCCGCTGCGGGCGTTCTTCGCGGCGGGCGTCCCGATGGCGCTGGGCGCCGACGACCCGCTGCTCTTCGGCTCGCGGCTGGCCGCCCAGTACGAGATCGCCCGCGGCGCGCACGCCTTCACCGACGCCGAACTGGCCGAGCTCGCCCGGCAGTCCGTACGCGCCTCCCGGGCGCCCGAGGAGCTGCGGCGGACGACCCTGGCGGACATCGACGCCTGGCTGGCCGCCCCGGCGCCGTGA
- a CDS encoding amidohydrolase family protein — protein MSDNSSPQPGKPGGAGRYTRPDSGALVLCGARLADGRTVDVRLGGGRIEAVGTAGSLAPQGARVDLAGYLLLPAPAEPHAHCDTALTADADGPASDSAEDVQRRTTEAALLQLGHGATASRSHVRIGGVQGLRALEAVLQARRALRGLADLAAVAVPRVLTGVAGANGVAMLRDAVKMGATVIGGCPDLDPDPTGYVETVLEMAGEHSCPVDLHTDGDDPARLARVATMCGGLRPGVAIGPCAGMARMPRSVAARVAEQLAAADVAVVCLPQGDCTGLERNGNRVSRPAPVRLLRAAGVRVAAGSGALRDAANPVGRGDPLEAAYLLASLGEATPEAAYETVSSAARATLGLPEVRVEAGFPAELLAVRGERIAGVLSLAYSRIVVHRGRVVARTSAVREYCDSVDVALELPRQSQR, from the coding sequence ATGTCCGACAACAGTTCGCCGCAGCCGGGGAAGCCTGGGGGTGCCGGCCGGTACACCCGGCCGGATTCCGGCGCGCTGGTCCTGTGCGGCGCCCGGCTCGCCGACGGCCGCACCGTGGACGTCCGGCTCGGCGGCGGACGCATCGAGGCGGTCGGCACGGCCGGCAGCCTCGCCCCGCAGGGCGCCCGGGTGGACCTCGCCGGCTATCTGCTGCTCCCGGCTCCCGCCGAACCGCACGCGCACTGCGACACCGCCCTGACCGCGGACGCCGACGGGCCCGCCTCCGACTCCGCCGAGGACGTCCAGCGCCGCACGACCGAGGCGGCGCTGCTCCAGCTCGGGCACGGGGCCACGGCCTCCCGGAGCCATGTGCGGATCGGCGGCGTCCAGGGGCTGCGGGCGCTGGAGGCGGTGCTCCAGGCGCGGCGGGCGCTGCGCGGGCTGGCGGATCTGGCGGCGGTGGCGGTGCCGCGGGTGCTGACCGGAGTGGCCGGCGCGAACGGGGTGGCGATGCTGCGGGACGCGGTCAAGATGGGCGCCACGGTGATCGGCGGCTGCCCGGACCTGGACCCCGACCCGACCGGGTACGTGGAGACCGTCCTGGAGATGGCCGGCGAGCACAGCTGCCCGGTGGACCTGCACACCGACGGCGACGACCCGGCGCGGCTGGCCCGGGTCGCGACGATGTGCGGCGGGCTGCGGCCGGGGGTGGCGATCGGTCCGTGCGCCGGGATGGCGCGGATGCCGCGGAGCGTGGCGGCGCGGGTCGCGGAGCAGTTGGCGGCGGCCGATGTGGCGGTCGTCTGCCTGCCGCAGGGCGACTGCACGGGGCTGGAGCGGAACGGCAACCGGGTGTCGCGGCCGGCACCGGTGCGGCTGCTGCGGGCGGCCGGGGTGCGGGTGGCGGCGGGCAGCGGGGCGCTGCGGGACGCGGCGAACCCGGTCGGGCGCGGCGACCCGTTGGAGGCCGCGTACCTGCTGGCGTCCTTGGGCGAGGCGACGCCCGAGGCGGCGTACGAGACGGTGAGTTCGGCGGCGCGGGCGACGCTGGGGCTGCCGGAGGTGCGCGTCGAGGCGGGCTTCCCGGCGGAGTTGCTGGCGGTGCGCGGGGAGCGGATCGCCGGGGTGCTGTCGCTGGCGTACAGCCGGATCGTGGTGCACCGGGGGCGGGTGGTGGCGCGCACCAGCGCGGTGCGCGAGTACTGCGATTCGGTGGACGTGGCACTGGAGTTGCCCCGGCAGTCGCAGCGTTAG
- the secE gene encoding preprotein translocase subunit SecE: MTDALGSIDMPERGRSEDDTTESQKKPRRGGKRGKKGPFARLALFYRQIIAELRKVVWPTRSQLSSYTTVVIVFVAIIIGLVTVIDLGINRVVGYVFG, from the coding sequence GTGACGGACGCCCTGGGCTCCATCGACATGCCTGAGCGCGGTCGTTCCGAGGACGACACCACGGAATCCCAGAAGAAGCCCCGCCGCGGCGGCAAGCGCGGCAAGAAGGGCCCCTTCGCACGTCTCGCGCTCTTCTACCGCCAGATCATCGCGGAGCTCCGTAAGGTCGTCTGGCCCACGCGCAGCCAGCTGTCGTCGTACACCACCGTGGTGATCGTCTTCGTAGCCATCATCATTGGTCTCGTAACCGTGATTGACTTGGGAATCAACCGAGTCGTCGGGTACGTCTTCGGCTGA
- the rplK gene encoding 50S ribosomal protein L11 — protein sequence MPPKKKKVTGLIKLQIQAGAANPAPPVGPALGQHGVNIMEFCKAYNAATESQRGMVVPVEITVYEDRSFTFVTKTPPAAKLILKAAGVEKGSGEPHKTKVAKITEAQVREIATTKMPDLNANDLDAASKIIAGTARSMGITVEG from the coding sequence ATGCCTCCCAAGAAGAAGAAGGTCACGGGGCTGATCAAGCTCCAGATCCAGGCCGGTGCCGCCAACCCGGCTCCGCCGGTCGGCCCCGCGCTGGGTCAGCACGGCGTCAACATCATGGAGTTCTGCAAGGCCTACAACGCCGCGACCGAGTCGCAGCGTGGCATGGTCGTGCCGGTGGAGATCACGGTCTACGAGGACCGTTCCTTCACCTTCGTCACCAAGACCCCGCCGGCCGCGAAGCTCATCCTGAAGGCCGCGGGCGTGGAGAAGGGCTCCGGCGAGCCGCACAAGACCAAGGTCGCCAAGATCACCGAGGCGCAGGTCCGCGAGATCGCCACCACCAAGATGCCCGACCTGAACGCCAACGACCTGGACGCCGCGTCGAAGATCATCGCCGGCACCGCCCGTTCCATGGGCATCACGGTCGAGGGCTGA
- the rplJ gene encoding 50S ribosomal protein L10 codes for MARPDKVAAVDEIAEKFRSSNAAVVTAYTGLTVAQIKNLRRSLGDNAQYRVVKNTLTKIAAKEAGISALDEHLSGSTAVAFVTGDPVEAAKGLRDFAKENQNLVIKGGVLDGKALSADEIKKLADLESREVLLAKLAGAMKGKQSQAAALFQALPSKFVRTAEALRAKKAEQGGAE; via the coding sequence ATGGCGAGGCCCGACAAGGTCGCAGCCGTCGACGAGATTGCCGAGAAGTTCCGCAGCTCGAACGCCGCTGTTGTGACCGCGTACACCGGTCTTACCGTTGCGCAGATCAAGAATCTGCGCCGTTCGCTCGGTGACAACGCTCAGTACCGTGTGGTGAAGAACACGCTGACCAAGATCGCGGCCAAGGAGGCCGGGATCTCCGCGCTGGACGAGCACCTCAGTGGCTCGACGGCCGTCGCCTTCGTTACCGGTGACCCGGTCGAGGCGGCGAAGGGTCTTCGTGACTTCGCCAAGGAGAACCAGAACCTCGTCATCAAGGGCGGCGTCCTTGACGGCAAGGCTCTCTCCGCCGACGAGATCAAGAAGCTTGCGGACCTCGAGTCCCGCGAGGTTCTGCTCGCCAAGCTGGCGGGTGCCATGAAGGGCAAGCAGTCCCAGGCTGCCGCGCTCTTCCAGGCGCTCCCGTCGAAGTTCGTCCGCACTGCGGAAGCGCTTCGCGCCAAGAAGGCCGAGCAGGGCGGTGCCGAGTAA
- a CDS encoding MaoC family dehydratase N-terminal domain-containing protein — translation MALDQSFVGRTYPPTDPYEVGREKIREFAEAIGDTNPAYTDTEAAKALGHPDVIAPPTFVFAITFKAAGQVVADPQLGLDYSRVVHGDQKFAYRRPVRAGDRLTVTSTIEAIRSMAGNEVIDIRGEVHDEAGDHVVTALTKLVARPAEES, via the coding sequence ATGGCGCTCGACCAGTCATTCGTCGGACGCACTTACCCGCCCACCGACCCGTACGAGGTCGGCCGGGAAAAGATCCGCGAATTCGCCGAGGCGATCGGTGACACCAACCCCGCCTATACCGACACCGAAGCCGCCAAGGCGCTCGGTCACCCCGATGTGATCGCGCCGCCGACTTTTGTGTTCGCCATCACTTTCAAGGCCGCCGGGCAGGTCGTCGCCGACCCGCAACTCGGTCTGGACTACAGCCGGGTGGTCCACGGCGACCAGAAGTTCGCCTACCGCCGGCCGGTGCGCGCCGGCGACCGCCTGACCGTGACCTCCACCATCGAAGCGATCCGGTCCATGGCCGGCAACGAGGTCATCGACATCCGCGGCGAGGTGCACGACGAGGCCGGTGACCACGTTGTGACCGCCCTCACCAAGCTCGTCGCCCGGCCCGCTGAGGAGTCCTGA
- a CDS encoding pyridoxal phosphate-dependent aminotransferase, with protein sequence MSAATPSASSPADRRVSARVGSISESATLAVDAKAKALKAAGRPVIGFGAGEPDFPTPDYIVEAAVEACRNPKFHRYTPAGGLPELKAAIVAKTLRDSGYEIEAANVLVTNGGKQAIYEAFAAILDPGDEVIVPAPYWTTYPESIRLAGGVPVDVVADETTGYRVTVEQLEAARTERTKVLLFVSPSNPTGAVYPREQVEAIGRWAAEHGLWVLTDEIYEHLVYGDAEFSSLPVVVPELRDKCIVVNGVAKTYAMTGWRVGWAIGPKDVVKAATNLQSHATSNVSNVAQAAAVAAVSGDLTAVEEMKVAFDRRRKTIVRMLNEIDGVLCPEPEGAFYAYPSVKGLLGKEIRGRRPQSSVELAELILEEAEVAVVPGEAFGTPGYLRLSYALGDEDLVEGVSRIQKLLADAK encoded by the coding sequence ATGAGCGCTGCCACTCCCTCCGCATCGTCCCCCGCCGACCGCCGGGTCTCCGCCCGGGTCGGTTCGATCTCCGAGTCCGCCACCCTCGCCGTCGACGCCAAGGCCAAGGCCCTCAAGGCCGCCGGGCGCCCGGTGATCGGCTTCGGCGCCGGCGAGCCCGACTTCCCCACCCCCGACTACATCGTCGAGGCGGCGGTCGAGGCGTGCCGGAACCCGAAGTTCCACCGCTACACGCCCGCCGGCGGGCTCCCCGAGCTGAAGGCCGCGATCGTCGCGAAGACCCTGCGCGACTCCGGCTACGAGATCGAGGCCGCGAACGTCCTCGTCACCAACGGTGGCAAGCAGGCCATCTACGAGGCGTTCGCGGCCATCCTGGACCCGGGTGACGAGGTCATCGTGCCGGCGCCGTACTGGACCACCTACCCCGAGTCGATCCGGCTCGCGGGCGGCGTGCCGGTCGACGTCGTCGCCGACGAGACCACCGGCTACCGCGTGACCGTCGAGCAGCTGGAGGCGGCCCGCACCGAGCGGACCAAGGTGCTGCTGTTCGTCTCGCCGTCGAACCCGACCGGCGCGGTCTACCCGCGCGAGCAGGTCGAGGCGATCGGCCGCTGGGCCGCGGAGCACGGCCTGTGGGTGCTGACCGACGAGATCTACGAGCACCTGGTCTACGGCGACGCCGAGTTCTCGTCGCTGCCGGTGGTGGTGCCGGAGCTGCGCGACAAGTGCATCGTCGTCAACGGTGTGGCGAAGACGTACGCGATGACCGGCTGGCGGGTGGGCTGGGCGATCGGCCCCAAGGACGTCGTCAAGGCGGCCACCAACCTCCAGTCGCACGCCACCTCCAACGTCTCCAACGTGGCGCAGGCCGCGGCCGTCGCGGCGGTCAGCGGCGACCTGACGGCCGTCGAGGAGATGAAGGTGGCCTTCGACCGGCGCCGGAAGACCATCGTGCGGATGCTCAACGAGATCGACGGCGTGCTGTGCCCGGAGCCGGAGGGCGCGTTCTACGCCTACCCGTCGGTGAAGGGGCTGCTGGGCAAGGAGATCCGCGGCAGGCGGCCGCAGTCCAGCGTCGAGCTGGCCGAGCTGATCCTGGAGGAGGCGGAGGTCGCCGTCGTCCCGGGTGAGGCTTTCGGCACCCCCGGCTACCTGCGCCTTTCGTACGCGCTGGGCGACGAGGACCTGGTCGAGGGCGTCTCCCGGATCCAGAAGCTGCTGGCGGACGCCAAGTAG
- the rplA gene encoding 50S ribosomal protein L1, whose protein sequence is MKRSKTLRNADAKIDRERLYAPLEAVRLAKDTASAKFDATVEVAMRLGVDPRKADQMVRGTVNLPHGTGKTARVLVFATGDRAAAAEAAGADIVGSDELIDEVSKGRLDFDAVVATPDLMGKVGRLGRVLGPRGLMPNPKTGTVTPDVAKAVTDIKGGKIEFRVDKHANLHFIIGKASFDDAKLVENYAAALEEITRLKPSAAKGRYIKKTTITTTMGPGIPVDSNRTRNLLVEDEAV, encoded by the coding sequence GTGAAGCGCAGCAAGACTCTTCGCAACGCGGACGCGAAGATCGACCGGGAGCGGCTCTACGCCCCGCTCGAGGCCGTCCGTCTCGCCAAGGACACCGCGTCCGCCAAGTTCGACGCGACCGTCGAGGTCGCCATGCGTCTGGGTGTCGACCCGCGCAAGGCCGACCAGATGGTCCGTGGCACCGTGAACCTCCCGCACGGCACCGGCAAGACCGCCCGGGTCCTGGTCTTCGCGACCGGTGACCGTGCTGCGGCCGCGGAGGCCGCCGGCGCCGACATCGTCGGCTCGGACGAACTGATCGACGAGGTCTCCAAGGGCCGCCTGGACTTCGACGCCGTCGTCGCCACCCCGGACCTCATGGGCAAGGTCGGCCGCCTCGGCCGCGTGCTCGGTCCCCGTGGCCTGATGCCGAACCCGAAGACCGGCACCGTCACCCCGGATGTCGCCAAGGCCGTCACCGACATCAAGGGCGGCAAGATCGAGTTCCGCGTCGACAAGCACGCGAACCTCCACTTCATCATCGGCAAGGCGTCCTTCGACGACGCCAAGCTGGTGGAGAACTACGCCGCGGCGCTGGAGGAGATCACCCGTCTGAAGCCGTCCGCCGCCAAGGGCCGCTACATCAAGAAGACGACGATCACCACCACCATGGGCCCCGGCATCCCGGTGGACAGCAACCGCACCCGCAACCTCCTCGTCGAGGACGAGGCCGTCTGA
- the rplL gene encoding 50S ribosomal protein L7/L12, with the protein MAKLTQDELLEQFEGMTLIELAAFVSAFEEKFDVTAAAPAAVVAAGVPGAPAAAAEEEKDEFDVILTGAGDKKIQVIKVVRELTSLGLKEAKDLVDGTPKPVLEKVAKDAAEKAAEALKGAGASVEVK; encoded by the coding sequence ATGGCGAAGCTCACCCAGGACGAGCTCCTCGAGCAGTTCGAAGGCATGACCCTCATCGAGCTGGCGGCGTTCGTCTCCGCCTTCGAGGAGAAGTTCGACGTCACCGCCGCCGCCCCGGCCGCCGTTGTGGCCGCCGGCGTTCCGGGTGCCCCGGCCGCCGCCGCCGAGGAGGAGAAGGACGAGTTCGACGTCATCCTCACCGGCGCCGGCGACAAGAAGATCCAGGTCATCAAGGTCGTGCGCGAGCTGACCTCCCTCGGCCTGAAGGAGGCCAAGGACCTGGTCGACGGCACCCCGAAGCCGGTTCTGGAGAAGGTTGCCAAGGACGCCGCCGAGAAGGCCGCCGAGGCCCTCAAGGGCGCCGGTGCCTCCGTCGAGGTCAAGTGA
- a CDS encoding NAD(P)H-binding protein: MRIVIAGGHGQIALRLERLLHARGDEVAGIIRRPEQAGDLLAAGAEPVVCDLESASVADVARHLEGADAAVFAAGAGPGSGAARKDTVDRGAATLFADAAEAAGVRRFVVVSAMGADREPPEGTDPVFAAYLRAKGAADADVRARAGLDWTILRPGRLTDDPGTGQVTLADATGRGAVPRDDVAAVLAALLDEPGTTGRTLELIGGDVPVADAVRNVASH; the protein is encoded by the coding sequence ATGCGCATTGTCATCGCAGGTGGACATGGTCAGATCGCGCTGCGGCTGGAGCGGTTGCTGCATGCGCGCGGGGACGAGGTGGCGGGGATCATCCGGCGGCCGGAGCAGGCCGGCGACCTGCTGGCCGCGGGTGCCGAACCGGTGGTCTGCGACCTGGAGTCGGCGTCGGTGGCCGACGTCGCCCGGCACTTGGAGGGCGCGGACGCGGCCGTCTTCGCGGCGGGCGCCGGGCCGGGCAGCGGAGCCGCGCGCAAGGACACCGTGGACCGCGGCGCGGCGACGCTGTTCGCGGACGCCGCCGAGGCGGCCGGGGTGCGGCGCTTCGTGGTCGTCTCGGCGATGGGCGCGGACCGGGAGCCCCCGGAGGGCACCGATCCGGTCTTCGCGGCCTATCTGCGGGCCAAGGGCGCCGCGGACGCCGACGTACGGGCCCGGGCCGGGCTGGACTGGACGATCCTGCGGCCCGGACGGCTCACCGACGACCCCGGCACCGGGCAGGTGACGCTGGCCGACGCGACCGGGCGCGGCGCGGTCCCGCGGGACGACGTGGCGGCCGTCCTGGCGGCGCTGCTGGACGAGCCGGGCACGACCGGGCGGACGCTGGAGCTGATCGGCGGGGACGTGCCGGTGGCGGACGCGGTGCGGAACGTGGCGTCGCACTGA
- the nusG gene encoding transcription termination/antitermination protein NusG, producing MSDPNLNDATEPVAAAEAEVDEAVSAEVEGDAAAIADEEAAVETAADAEGADELDAEDADAGEPADADAAEAEEASEDAADAEEQEPVDPVAALRDELRGLPGEWYVIHTYAGYENRVKTNLEQRAVSLNVEDYIFQAEVPQEEVVQIKNGDRRTVRQNKLPGYVLVRMDLTNESWGVVRNTPGVTGFVGNAYDPYPLTLDEIVKMLAPEAEEKAAKEAAAAEGKPAPSRKVEVQVLDFEVGDSVTVTDGPFATLQATINEINADSKKVKGLVEIFGRETPVELSFDQIQKN from the coding sequence GTGTCTGACCCGAACCTGAACGACGCCACCGAGCCCGTCGCGGCTGCAGAGGCCGAGGTCGACGAGGCCGTCTCGGCCGAGGTCGAGGGGGACGCGGCCGCCATCGCTGACGAGGAAGCCGCCGTGGAGACCGCCGCGGACGCCGAGGGCGCCGACGAGCTGGACGCCGAGGACGCCGACGCCGGCGAGCCCGCCGACGCGGACGCGGCGGAGGCCGAGGAGGCTTCCGAGGACGCGGCGGACGCCGAGGAGCAGGAGCCGGTCGACCCGGTGGCCGCCCTCCGTGACGAGCTGCGCGGGCTTCCCGGCGAGTGGTACGTCATCCACACCTACGCGGGATACGAGAACCGCGTGAAGACCAACCTCGAACAGCGCGCCGTCTCGCTGAACGTCGAGGACTACATCTTCCAGGCCGAGGTGCCGCAGGAAGAGGTCGTGCAGATCAAGAACGGCGACCGCCGCACCGTCCGCCAGAACAAGCTTCCGGGCTACGTCCTGGTGCGCATGGACCTGACGAACGAGTCCTGGGGCGTCGTCCGCAACACCCCGGGCGTCACCGGCTTCGTCGGCAACGCCTACGACCCGTACCCGCTGACCCTCGACGAGATCGTCAAGATGCTCGCCCCGGAGGCCGAGGAGAAGGCCGCCAAGGAGGCCGCCGCGGCCGAGGGCAAGCCGGCGCCGTCCCGCAAGGTCGAGGTCCAGGTCCTGGACTTCGAGGTGGGCGACTCCGTCACCGTCACCGACGGCCCGTTCGCGACGCTCCAGGCCACGATCAACGAGATCAACGCCGACTCGAAGAAGGTCAAGGGCCTGGTCGAGATCTTCGGTCGCGAGACCCCGGTCGAGCTGAGCTTCGACCAGATCCAGAAGAACTGA
- a CDS encoding MaoC family dehydratase, producing the protein MTAKIAYDDVEVGTELPAQTFPVTRATLVQYAGASGDFNPIHWNEKFAKEVGLPDVIAHGMFTMASAVRVVTDWVGDPGAVAEYGVRFTKPVVVPNDGTGALIEVSGTVAAKLDDAERTVRIDLTAKSAGQKVLGMARAVARLA; encoded by the coding sequence ATGACCGCGAAGATCGCCTACGACGACGTCGAGGTCGGCACCGAACTCCCCGCGCAGACCTTCCCCGTGACCCGCGCCACGCTCGTCCAGTACGCCGGCGCCTCCGGGGACTTCAACCCGATCCACTGGAACGAGAAGTTCGCCAAGGAGGTCGGGCTGCCGGACGTCATCGCGCACGGCATGTTCACCATGGCCTCGGCGGTCCGGGTGGTCACCGACTGGGTCGGCGACCCGGGCGCGGTCGCCGAGTACGGCGTGCGCTTCACCAAGCCCGTCGTCGTTCCCAACGACGGGACCGGCGCGCTGATCGAGGTCAGCGGCACGGTCGCGGCCAAGCTCGACGACGCGGAGCGGACGGTCCGGATCGACCTCACCGCCAAGAGCGCGGGCCAGAAGGTGCTCGGCATGGCCCGCGCCGTGGCCCGGCTCGCCTGA